The sequence CCGTCGACCCGAGCGACGTGTCCCTCTTGGAAGACCTCGTGCTCGCCGCGGTCGGCGAAGCGCTCCGCAAGGCGCGTGAGTTGGCGGCGGAGCGAATGAAGGCGGTGACCGGCGGGCTGTCGCTGCCCGGGTTGCCCGGACTCGGCCCGTAGTCCACCGCCCCGTGTCGGTTTACGCGGCGCCGCTGCAGCGGCTGATCGACGAGCTCGGCAAGCTTCCTACGATCGGTCCCAAGACCGCGCAGCGGCTGGCATTCTACATGCTGTCGATGAACCCGGCCGACGCGCAGGCACTGGCGCAGGCGATCCTCGAGGCCAAGCGCCTCATCCGCTACTGCTCGATCTGCGGCAACATCACGGACGTCGATCCGTGCGCGATCTGCTCGAGTGATCGTCGCGACCGCGCGGTGATCTGCGTCGTCGAGGACCCGCGCGACATCGCGGCGATGGAGCGGACGCGCGAGTTCTCCGGCG comes from bacterium and encodes:
- the recR gene encoding recombination mediator RecR, whose amino-acid sequence is MSVYAAPLQRLIDELGKLPTIGPKTAQRLAFYMLSMNPADAQALAQAILEAKRLIRYCSICGNITDVDPCAICSSDRRDRAVICVVEDPRDIAAMERTREFSGVYHALGGAISPLDGVGPDDLRIAELLRRVSPRPGETDGPVKEVIIATNPRVEGEATALYLSRVLKPFGVRVTRIAHGLPVGGDLEYADEVTLARALEGRREL